TGTTGTACTTTATCTGTTCTATCTACCTGGCCACGCCATCTTGAAcggtttgtttttgatgcTTGATACCCGTGAAGAGCCGTTATACAAACTATAAGGCGGAAAGATATAGTGTATCAGTAAAGAGCAAATAGATTGGAAGATTGCAATGTTGTGAatgttttccatatttttttttcggcaacTCAACTCGATCAGAGTTGTTAAACAGTTACAATGTGTGAATTTCCTTTCGTTTGATCAACAAGCTGATAAGGAATGGAACTAATTTGAAATGAAGATGATtaaattgtgtgtttgtgttgcaaCCGtgcaaaacattgttttcttttaaaatgttttggtACATTTACTCGTGTGTTTGCGATCGCTGACTATCGCAGAAGTAAGATAATAGAGAGAGGAAAAGAATGATGCTACTATTGTGTGCATTATACTAAAACAATTGATTGAACTTATTCTATGATGTAGAAACACTAACAACACACAGCATTCTTACTCATTTGCACTTCACTTATATCACATCTccagctacaaaaaaaaacaaaattatgaaaCAGCTTGAAAAAGGCGACaacaacacaaagcaaaacaacactcCTTCAAACAAAACGGGCAATGCCAAATAATAAGCGCATGTAAACGATACGGTTtcatttgtttactttccttctctactgtttttgtttttttttctctctttcctcCATTGGTTTCTATTGTTCTTAAACCCATCCTTCCCTTTTCCGCACTTAAATctcacacaaacgcacacgtaCAACACACATGCctttacacacgcacactcacacataaacatacacacaacaacaacaacaaaatcctgTAAACTCGCCCCCTTTTGCTCGTGCTGCATCTCCGCAGAAGAGTAGTGTAAACATGCACCAGTTCCAACATGGTATAATATGAGAAACTTTCTTCAACTTTCATCCCTTCAGAGATTGCTGCGAAACTCTTAGCGGGAACTACTTGAATGAACTGATTAATgagaagaagagaagaaaaaaaaacgaggaaaagcgaaaaccagtaaaatgaaaatgtgaaaaacaaaacacacaacaacgcaCACATACAGATACATACACATTGACACATTGAAACCAACAACTGTAAGGAATCTGTTAGAACAAAATGGAGTACGATAAGAAGTGAAAGGGAGCGAGAATAGAAGCGAAAGAGTATTGTAAGAAATTTCAGCATAACTAACAACTCTAACTGAAGGGAAGTAACATggaaaagaagagaaagagagagagagcgagaaagaatATGCgatttggagaaaaaaaagaatagaaCGTATGGTTAGCATAGTAGAAAGGTAAGTGAAATTCGGTAAAGAAATCTGTGTTTGACCTGTAAGAGACAAAAACATACTAAAATTtaaggaagaaacaaaacacacaaaaacaaaagaagcgTGAAATAGGCGTTCGAAGAAGGTATAGGAGAAGAAACTTAAAgcgacaacaagaaaaaaaagaaacattcacAATGCAGATGCAACCagaaaaggtaaaacaaacaaaacaaggagCTAAGATGTACTAAAGGATGGTGTAGCgagggagagaaaaatgaCGACGAATGATAAACCTGAAATAAATACACGAAAAACGTATTCtgttgaagttgttttttcttttacttaaTTATTTACGTTTATGGGTATCTGTGGTTGAGAAATGTTTGTACGGTACTGCTTATTCTACATTCTACATACGCTTTTGGGGCCGGCCGGAAGTGTATCGGTGGTGGTAAGgggtcttcacacgatcgaaccggtccaaaatcccatccggatcaatccctCGCACCAAGGGCTGGCTATCCGGCTACATGCTAAAATTAAGTCTAGGTAAGCCAGATATGGTAGGAATGACCTAGTAGTCAGTATggggtcgttacgccaagaagagagagagagacataCTCTATtattccttttgttttgttaattacTGTATTTCCTTATTACAATACAAAACCAGCGACGTCTACAACTGTTCTAAACCTTCACCCGACTAAGTTTTGTTCTCAGCCGTCGGTTCATCCTTTTGTTGGCGAATCTGTTTCTCCAGCCGGGAAAATtccttttccgccatcttgtccaactcGTCCGTCACCTGTTCGACCGATACCACCTCCGGGATGTAAAATTGCAGCATGTTCAGCACACCGTTCTTCAGCGTCACGACCGAGCTCGGACAGGACGAGCAGGATCCTTGCATCTTCAGTTTTACTATCCCGTCATCGAATCCGACGAAAATGATGTCGCCACCGTCCTCCTGCACGGTCGGGCGAATACGCGAATCGAGCAGCTCCTTAATCATCTGTACCGTTTCATCGTCGTCCTCGTTGAACTGCCTGTCCGGGTTGGGCTTTGCATCCGTGACCACCGGCAATCCGGACGCGAAAAAGTCCATTATTACGGCAAACACTTGCGGTTTGATGGTGCGCCATTCGGCATCTTCCTGCTTGGAGATGGTTACAAATTCACTGCCGAAGAACACCGACCGGACACCTTCGACGCGGAACAGAAGCTTGGCGAGTGGGCTACACTGAGCCGACGACACGGATGGGAAATCCATTGTTTGTCCCTTTTCCAGCACGGGCACACCAGGCAGGAACTTCAAGCTGTCCGGGTTCGGTGTGTCCTGCGTCTGAATAAACATGCCCCTGCTCCGTACGCTGTGTGGCAACAATTTCCCGTTTAGCGTGGGCAGAAGATTATTTTTCCTGTGAGCAACCATCAGTGTGCTGTACGGTGCCGTGTTTGTGTATACATTAGCCAAACGGACATAACCGATTCTGGCCACCGAACGCAAATTCCAGGCTAGATTTTTCGTGCTTTGCaacatgtttttcttctcccgcAGGTGAAAAGCGCGATTCCGAATATGATTACGATTGAAGGTTCCTTAGAAGGCAAACAGTACTGTTCGCACACCGAACACAATTGAAGAAGTTCTTACTACCTATGGTTTCCATAGGTTTCATAAATGGTTTCCATAACTACCAGTACCCTGTTCTAGCAACCAAAGGAAGAATGACTATCCAAGTAAGCCAGgcgaggatcaatccccttggaggcccagggcggaattatagttggggcccttgaaatgatctgcaatcacatttgtccaattttcctaTGATAGTCTGGGTGCAAGAATCGGTTCCtgtcgcgcgtcgatcgatcgatccacaaAACATCTTTCGTACGGATTGTCCTTGGATTGTCGGATCATTGCGGGCGGaaccttcatctcgctcaaactttccgccggctgatacgaaattccatacaaaccatacATACTTTGTTATAAAGCcaagagtgtaataaataaacgaacaaacaaacaaatgaaacacaactgaaaatactaacagcaatgcaaattaattattgtctttcgactcttaaattcgcgattttcgtttcgcaacaagcaccatccgaaagtatttttattgataaaacaatatgtaagtataatgggggtatattatttaataaacgtggataattttgaacattctgtTTTACGAACTCTATCCgcaccatgtcgatcgttccacgcacattattttcgtgtcttgcgcatgcgtttaaatctccaccagtcgatgaaaacAGTGCATATCCGAAATCCCATACAgatcagctgttttcagatttccgataccaagagaacatgtttttcaagagatgACATCTTCAGCACGGCATAAATTTCCCCatccgtattgcattgcataccatcaaacccgcgagagcgatcgctagtgtaaactaggcgtggcataaatttccccatccgtattgcattgcataccatcaaacccgcgagagcgatcgctagggtaaggaaggtggatggaacggcatcctcgcccaaactttccatcggctgctacgaaattccatacaaaaccggccgttttcagatttccgacgccaagagagcatccaaaacaggagctgacatcaattcccctccagtatgcatattgcaGATCCGCTCTCACGTGTTATCGTTGCGCGTGGTAAAAGAGTTTCTCTCACTTTGGctattattgcagggtttttggggactatattgacatgttcagcgtgacgttgtttggctcgttttggtatctcatataattgtctcaaatatatcatataatataatataatataatcattggcaagctatcgttgccagcaacaacatttgacgctgatagctctaccgaacttgtcaacgcatatagcctttcccgaacaaagcaacaccgagctggacttgtcaatacatacTACGCGAACCCTGcatcgcacaccatcgctctcttcaaggtAAAGaatcccctctctcattcgcatacctctCTTATCACGCGGGAGGCTTATCACacggtgctcgcatttagcatcggcagccaaTCTCGCTCTCcccattcgagcgatacgatcgccgtgtgtggctatgtgtagcgtgtgtgatctgtatccacattttactcaggcgaggggaactgtttgctcttcggtatga
The Anopheles moucheti chromosome 2, idAnoMoucSN_F20_07, whole genome shotgun sequence genome window above contains:
- the LOC128298298 gene encoding NFU1 iron-sulfur cluster scaffold homolog, mitochondrial-like, encoding MLQSTKNLAWNLRSVARIGYVRLANVYTNTAPYSTLMVAHRKNNLLPTLNGKLLPHSVRSRGMFIQTQDTPNPDSLKFLPGVPVLEKGQTMDFPSVSSAQCSPLAKLLFRVEGVRSVFFGSEFVTISKQEDAEWRTIKPQVFAVIMDFFASGLPVVTDAKPNPDRQFNEDDDETVQMIKELLDSRIRPTVQEDGGDIIFVGFDDGIVKLKMQGSCSSCPSSVVTLKNGVLNMLQFYIPEVVSVEQVTDELDKMAEKEFSRLEKQIRQQKDEPTAENKT